A genomic segment from Idiomarina piscisalsi encodes:
- a CDS encoding undecaprenyl-diphosphate phosphatase — protein sequence MELWQAIILGIVQGITEFLPISSSAHLILMPVLTGWDDQGVGFDLSVHVGTLLAVILYFRKDVAALFTDGLRSIPARQNVGQSKLGWMVVIATIPACVFGVLLLDYIDTVLRAVWVIITTTVVFAVLLAVADRWGRGSRQLDAIGLKDAIIVGLAQAVALIPGTSRSGATITAGLFMGLDRETASKFSFFMAIPITTAAALIKLLSIYSEGIAVDWHGFIVGGVASFVTAITAIHFFLKWLNDFGMWPYVIYRLVLAAVLFWVFV from the coding sequence CACTTAATTCTCATGCCAGTGCTGACCGGCTGGGATGATCAGGGTGTAGGCTTTGATTTATCAGTGCATGTGGGTACCTTGCTGGCGGTGATTCTCTATTTCCGTAAAGACGTTGCCGCATTGTTTACGGACGGGCTTCGTTCAATTCCTGCTCGCCAAAATGTCGGACAAAGCAAATTGGGTTGGATGGTCGTTATTGCCACCATCCCTGCCTGCGTTTTCGGCGTGCTGCTGCTTGACTATATTGACACGGTATTACGAGCGGTGTGGGTGATTATCACCACCACGGTGGTGTTTGCAGTGCTACTTGCCGTTGCTGACCGCTGGGGACGCGGCAGTCGCCAGCTTGATGCTATTGGCCTTAAAGACGCCATTATTGTCGGTCTGGCTCAGGCCGTTGCGCTTATTCCCGGCACGTCGCGCTCCGGGGCGACCATTACTGCCGGATTATTCATGGGGCTTGATCGCGAAACGGCTTCAAAGTTTTCCTTTTTTATGGCCATCCCCATTACCACAGCGGCCGCTTTAATTAAGCTGCTTAGCATCTACAGCGAAGGGATAGCTGTTGACTGGCATGGCTTTATTGTGGGTGGCGTGGCTTCGTTTGTAACGGCAATTACAGCCATTCACTTCTTTTTGAAGTGGCTTAATGATTTTGGCATGTGGCCATATGTTATTTACCGCCTGGTGCTTGCGGCTGTCCTATTTTGGGTGTTTGTGTAA